Proteins encoded by one window of bacterium:
- a CDS encoding proline dehydrogenase — MLRNVLLRASQSEWLEERLPRLWFTRAAVRRFIPGEDLDAALAAAGALGERGIATVLTALGENVEKAEEADAVADHYVEVLDRVARSRLAAEISVKLTQLGLDLGTDATAERLERLAREGEARGIGVWIDMESSEYTDRTLELYRAVRARHANVGVCLQANMLRTSRDMEMLLENDAAIRLVKGAYREPPSRAFQSRRDIDKNYLRLADRLLREKAQHGDGLRIVFGTHDVPLVRRITEMARLLGVSKDAFEVHMLYGIRTVDQERLATAGYRLRVLISYGSAWYPWFMRRLAERPANLVLVARNLVPV; from the coding sequence CCGCCTCTGGTTCACGCGCGCGGCCGTGCGCCGGTTCATCCCTGGTGAGGACCTGGACGCGGCGCTGGCCGCGGCGGGCGCGCTGGGCGAGCGGGGGATCGCCACGGTGCTGACGGCGCTGGGCGAGAACGTGGAGAAGGCGGAGGAGGCGGACGCGGTCGCGGACCACTACGTCGAGGTGCTGGACCGCGTCGCCCGCTCGCGGCTCGCCGCCGAGATCTCGGTCAAGCTGACGCAGCTCGGCCTGGACCTGGGCACGGACGCGACGGCGGAGCGGCTGGAGCGCTTGGCGAGGGAAGGGGAGGCGCGGGGGATCGGGGTGTGGATCGACATGGAATCCAGCGAGTACACGGACCGCACCCTCGAGCTCTACCGCGCGGTGCGTGCGCGGCACGCCAACGTCGGCGTCTGCTTGCAGGCGAACATGCTGCGCACGTCGCGGGACATGGAGATGCTGCTGGAGAACGACGCCGCGATCCGCCTGGTCAAGGGCGCGTACCGCGAGCCGCCGAGCCGCGCGTTCCAGAGCCGCCGCGACATTGACAAGAACTACCTGCGTCTGGCCGACCGGCTGCTGCGGGAGAAGGCGCAGCACGGCGACGGGCTGCGGATCGTGTTCGGCACGCACGACGTGCCGCTGGTCCGCCGGATCACGGAGATGGCGCGGCTGCTCGGCGTGTCGAAGGACGCCTTCGAGGTGCACATGCTGTACGGCATCCGGACGGTGGACCAGGAGCGGCTCGCCACGGCGGGCTACCGGCTGCGGGTGCTGATCAGCTACGGCTCCGCGTGGTACCCGTGGTTCATGCGGCGGCTGGCGGAGCGGCCCGCCAACCTGGTCCTGGTGGCGCGGAATCTGGTGCCGGTGTGA